One genomic region from Octopus sinensis linkage group LG13, ASM634580v1, whole genome shotgun sequence encodes:
- the LOC115218678 gene encoding solute carrier family 22 member 15-like, translating to MHKVWVFQRYSSLKIPCVLYSRGDYTRGFTAYIYIIGIYKCTTNTDLSVSEITEEILKKCGGYSLFQKILTIYVVIFVTCHSQAILTMVFIRESVPFACYPSNFNESLIPPNITLDEFLNKAAVEEEKCSVYNLDTKEGFYILPTSNSTKEPCNNGRKFYSDHLSSIVSEFDLVCEREWLKNIAVSAMFAGFLVGNILFGTLSDAFGRYKIFCVADLLNIFCRFVKIYSPNYTVFCIIYIIEGFGIAGTYIVLFTILQECVAQNYRMRLNYLMHGTFGFGAMILAGVAYVFPKWQHLLYASVIPPALVVIVALKFLPESPRWLLNKGKFTEAEKSFEKIAKTNRKNAAIAVKLIQKLQTERKSKLQAEIDENMKLGSKKIHKTYTAIDLLKKPRRAMISVNIWFNWLINSMIYYGVTLNSVDMSGNRYVNFLVMSAVEIPANILGCISFKWFGHRKPLCFFMVFGGINCIVSNFVPKGNFWFPLILAVLGKLGATASFDGVYLTTAEIFPTSVRNGGMGTASSFARFGGLISAPMLGLSVYGSWIPLSIFGVFGIVAGLLVLLLPETKDACLLQTLEDMDNL from the exons ATTTGTCAGTATCTGAAATTACAGAAGAAATACTGAAGAAATGTGGTGGATATAGTTTATTTCAAAAGATACTTactatttatgttgtaatctttgtAACATGTCACTCTCAAGCTATTTTAACGATGGTATTTATAAGAGAAAGTGTTCCGTTTGCTTGTTATCCTTCAAATTTCAATGAATCTTTGATTCCACCAAATATCACTTTGGATGAATTCTTAAACAAGGCAGCTGTCGAAGAAGAGAAATGCTCTGTGTATAACCTGGATACTAAAGAAGGATTTTATATCCTTCCCACCAGTAATTCTACAAAGGAACCGTGTAATAATGGTCGAAAGTTCTACTCTGACCATCTGTCATCTATTGTCTCTGAG TTCGATTTGGTTTGCGAAAGAGAATGGTTGAAAAACATTGCGGTGTCAGCAATGTTTGCAGGATTTCTGGTTGGAAATATACTTTTTGGTACACTTTCAGACGC ATTCGGCCGATATAAGATTTTCTGTGTTGCGGatctattgaatatattttgtcgTTTTGTCAAAATATACTCACCAAATTACACTGTCTTTtgcattatctacattattgaaggTTTCGGAATTGCTGGCACGTATATAGTTTTATTCACCATCT TGCAAGAATGTGTCGCCCAAAACTACAGAATGCGTTTGAATTACCTTATGCATGGAACCTTCGGTTTTGGAGCAATGATTCTAGCTGGTGTGGCATATGTATTTCCAAAATGGCAACACCTGCTATATGCTTCAGTTATTCCACCAGCGTTGGTTGTCATTGTAGCATTGAA ATTCCTTCCTGAGTCTCCAAGATGGCTTCTTAATAAAGGGAAATTTACTGAAGCTGAAAAGTCATTTGAGAAGATAGCTAAAACAAATAGGAAAAACGCTGCGATTGCGGTAAAACTTATTCAGAAACTTCAAACAGAAAGGAAATCCAAATTGCAGGCCGAGATTGACGAAAATATGAAACTTGGAAGCAAGAAAATACATAAGACGTACACAGCAATTGATTTGTTAAAAAAACCTCGAAGAGCGATGATTTCCGTGAACATTTGGTTTAACTG GTTGATCAACAGTATGATTTATTACGGCGTGACTCTAAATTCTGTTGATATGTCTGGCAATCGCTACGTAAATTTCTTGGTGATGTCAGCAGTAGAAATTCCAGCGAATATTCTTGGATGTATAAGCTTTAAATGGTTTGGACATCGTAAGCCGCTTTGTTTCTTCATGGTTTTTGGTGGAATTAACTGTATTGTCTCAAACTTTGTACCAAAAg GAAACTTTTGGTTTCCACTGATATTAGCTGTTCTTGGGAAGCTGGGTGCAACGGCATCATTTGATGGTGTTTATCTGACAACAGCAGAAATATTTCCAACATCAGTACG caACGGTGGCATGGGAACGGCTTCCTCATTTGCTCGATTTGGTGGTCTCATTTCAGCACCGATGCTTGGACTTTCTGTATACGGTTCTtggataccgctaagcatctttgGAGTCTTCGGAATTGTTGCTGGTTTGCTGGTCCTTTTACTTCCTGAAACGAAGGATGCTTGTTTACTTCAAACACTTGAAGACATGGACAATTTGTAG